From the genome of Actinacidiphila yeochonensis CN732, one region includes:
- the crgA gene encoding cell division protein CrgA yields the protein MPKSRVRKKADFTPPPVKNAGAIKLSNRGWVAPLMLAFFVVGLAWIVLFYVTQGSLPVDALGNWNIVVGFGFIAGGFVVSTQWK from the coding sequence GTGCCGAAGTCACGTGTCCGCAAGAAGGCAGACTTCACCCCGCCGCCCGTCAAGAACGCAGGCGCCATAAAGCTCAGCAACCGCGGCTGGGTCGCGCCGCTGATGCTCGCGTTCTTCGTGGTCGGGCTGGCCTGGATCGTGCTGTTCTACGTCACGCAGGGCAGCCTGCCGGTGGACGCCCTGGGGAACTGGAACATCGTGGTCGGCTTCGGGTTCATCGCGGGCGGCTTCGTCGTCTCCACTCAGTGGAAGTAG
- the pknB gene encoding Stk1 family PASTA domain-containing Ser/Thr kinase produces the protein MEEPRRLGGRYELGSVLGRGGMAEVYLAHDTRLGRTVAVKTLRVDLARDPSFQARFRREAQSAASLNHPSIVAVYDTGEDYVDGISIPYIVMEYVDGSTLRELLHSGRKLLPERSLEMTVGILQALEYSHRAGIVHRDIKPANVMLTRTGQVKVMDFGIARAMGDSGMTMTQTAAVIGTAQYLSPEQAKGEQVDARSDLYSAGCLLYELLTVRPPFVGDSPVAVAYQHVREEPQPPSVFDPEVTPAMDAIVLKALTKDPDYRYQSADEMRADVEAALDGQPVGATAAMGSAGYGYPHGYGDGGATTALPTHQESHTTMLPPMRDDDGGYGYDDRPDRRRQKKRGNTSTVLLVVAGVLVLIGAIFLGKALFGGHSPGGDATVPNFVNSSYADAQRTAGNVDLTLVKGPDVYCDNVDKNLVCKQDPANGAAVPANKTITVNLSKGSAPLAVPDVRNDQYNDAYSQLTDAGFQVKKKTQTSTTQDDGTVLSQDPSPGSKQPKGTTITLTVAEAPKQVQVPNVMGLQQAAAEQSLKGAGFTNITETQQADASAAGTVINETPDPLSSQELDTQISLTISSGPQTTPPATTQAMPGLTGQSVGAAKAALQAMGLNLQINAVLMNGQPAGDDATVMLSDPPQGTQLQQNQQITLTAKSNGNGGGFGGLGG, from the coding sequence ATGGAAGAGCCGCGTCGCCTCGGCGGCCGGTACGAGCTGGGCTCGGTGCTCGGCCGCGGCGGCATGGCCGAGGTGTACCTCGCCCATGACACCCGCCTCGGGCGTACCGTAGCTGTGAAGACGCTCCGGGTGGATCTCGCCCGCGACCCGTCTTTCCAGGCCCGGTTCCGCCGTGAGGCCCAGTCCGCCGCCTCTCTGAACCACCCGTCGATCGTCGCGGTGTACGACACCGGCGAGGACTACGTCGACGGGATCTCCATCCCGTACATCGTCATGGAGTACGTGGACGGCTCCACCCTGCGCGAGCTGCTCCACTCCGGGCGCAAGCTGCTGCCCGAACGCTCGCTGGAGATGACGGTGGGCATCCTCCAGGCGCTGGAGTACAGCCACCGCGCCGGGATCGTGCACCGCGACATCAAGCCGGCCAACGTCATGCTCACCCGGACCGGCCAGGTCAAGGTGATGGACTTCGGCATCGCCCGCGCCATGGGCGACTCCGGGATGACGATGACGCAGACGGCCGCGGTGATCGGCACCGCCCAGTACCTGTCGCCCGAGCAGGCCAAGGGCGAGCAGGTCGACGCCCGCTCCGACCTCTACTCCGCCGGGTGCCTGCTGTACGAGCTGCTGACGGTGCGGCCGCCCTTCGTCGGCGACTCGCCGGTCGCGGTGGCCTACCAGCACGTGCGGGAGGAGCCGCAGCCGCCGTCGGTCTTCGACCCCGAGGTCACGCCGGCGATGGACGCCATCGTGCTGAAGGCGCTCACCAAGGACCCGGACTACCGCTACCAGTCGGCCGACGAGATGCGGGCCGACGTGGAGGCGGCGCTGGACGGCCAGCCGGTCGGCGCGACCGCGGCGATGGGCTCGGCCGGCTACGGCTACCCGCACGGCTACGGCGACGGAGGGGCCACCACGGCCCTGCCGACGCACCAGGAGTCGCACACCACGATGCTCCCGCCGATGCGGGACGACGACGGCGGCTACGGCTACGACGACCGCCCGGACCGGCGCCGGCAGAAGAAGCGCGGCAACACCTCCACGGTGCTGCTCGTGGTGGCCGGGGTGCTGGTGCTGATCGGCGCGATCTTCCTGGGCAAGGCCCTCTTCGGCGGGCACTCCCCGGGCGGTGACGCCACCGTGCCCAACTTCGTCAACAGCTCCTACGCCGACGCCCAGCGCACCGCGGGCAACGTCGACCTGACGCTGGTCAAGGGTCCGGACGTCTACTGCGACAACGTGGACAAGAACCTGGTCTGCAAGCAGGACCCGGCGAACGGCGCGGCGGTGCCGGCGAACAAGACGATCACCGTCAACCTCTCCAAGGGCTCCGCGCCCCTGGCGGTCCCGGACGTCCGCAACGACCAGTACAACGACGCCTACAGCCAGCTCACCGACGCGGGCTTCCAGGTCAAGAAGAAGACGCAGACCTCCACCACGCAGGACGACGGCACGGTCCTCTCCCAGGACCCGTCCCCGGGCAGCAAGCAGCCCAAGGGCACGACCATCACCCTGACCGTGGCCGAGGCACCGAAGCAGGTCCAGGTGCCGAACGTCATGGGCCTGCAGCAGGCCGCGGCCGAGCAGTCGCTCAAGGGCGCGGGCTTCACCAACATCACGGAGACCCAGCAGGCCGACGCCTCGGCGGCCGGCACCGTGATCAACGAGACGCCCGACCCGCTCAGCTCGCAGGAGCTGGACACCCAGATCAGCCTGACCATCTCGTCCGGCCCGCAGACCACGCCGCCGGCGACGACGCAGGCCATGCCGGGGCTGACCGGCCAGAGCGTCGGCGCGGCGAAGGCGGCGCTCCAGGCGATGGGGCTGAACCTCCAGATCAACGCGGTGCTCATGAACGGCCAGCCGGCCGGGGACGACGCCACGGTGATGCTGTCCGACCCGCCGCAGGGCACCCAGCTCCAGCAGAACCAGCAGATCACGCTGACCGCGAAGAGCAACGGCAACGGCGGCGGCTTCGGCGGGCTCGGGGGCTAG
- a CDS encoding pyridoxamine 5'-phosphate oxidase family protein: MQPSEVTEVLNRPASQELLARDLTRLAYIAKDGTPRCVPIGFTWNGSEIVMCTAKNAAKVPALRHDPAVALTIDTEVHPPKILLIRGRAELETVEGIPDEYLTMSGTYSMTPEQRTAWEAEVRSLYDGMVRIAVVPTWAKLIDFETTLPSAVEELIRRREERRRH; the protein is encoded by the coding sequence GTGCAACCGAGCGAGGTCACCGAGGTCCTGAACCGTCCGGCCAGCCAGGAGCTCCTGGCTCGCGACCTCACCCGTCTGGCCTACATCGCCAAGGACGGCACCCCGCGGTGCGTTCCCATCGGTTTCACGTGGAACGGGTCGGAGATCGTCATGTGCACCGCGAAGAACGCCGCCAAGGTGCCGGCGCTGCGGCACGACCCGGCCGTTGCCCTGACCATCGACACCGAGGTGCATCCGCCGAAGATCCTGCTCATCCGGGGGCGGGCCGAACTCGAAACCGTGGAGGGCATCCCGGACGAGTACCTCACGATGTCCGGCACCTACTCCATGACGCCCGAGCAGCGGACCGCGTGGGAGGCCGAGGTCCGCTCGCTCTACGACGGCATGGTGCGGATCGCCGTGGTGCCCACGTGGGCGAAGCTGATCGACTTCGAGACGACCCTCCCGAGCGCGGTGGAGGAGCTGATCCGGCGGCGGGAGGAACGCCGGCGCCACTGA
- a CDS encoding peptidylprolyl isomerase → MAEQLYATLRTNHGDVVIRLLPNHAPKTVRNFVGLAEGSREWTDPRTGRPTTERLYDGTVFHRVLSGFMIQGGDPLGNGTGGPGYEFPDEFHPDLAFDRPYLVAMANAGPNTNGSQFFITVAPTTWLTRKHTIFGEIADEASKKVVDSIISTPTNPRTDRPLEDAVIETITVRKVEQSGKAL, encoded by the coding sequence GTGGCCGAGCAGCTCTACGCCACCTTGAGGACCAACCACGGCGATGTCGTGATCCGGCTGCTGCCGAACCACGCCCCCAAGACGGTGAGGAACTTCGTGGGGCTGGCGGAGGGGAGCCGGGAGTGGACCGATCCGCGCACCGGCCGGCCGACCACCGAGCGGCTCTACGACGGCACGGTGTTCCACCGGGTGCTGTCCGGGTTCATGATCCAGGGCGGCGACCCGCTGGGGAACGGCACCGGTGGCCCCGGCTACGAGTTCCCCGACGAGTTCCACCCGGACCTGGCCTTCGACCGCCCCTACCTGGTGGCCATGGCCAACGCCGGCCCCAACACCAACGGCTCGCAGTTCTTCATCACCGTGGCGCCGACGACCTGGCTGACCCGCAAGCACACCATCTTCGGCGAGATCGCCGACGAGGCCAGCAAGAAGGTGGTGGACAGCATCATCTCCACCCCCACCAACCCGCGCACCGACCGCCCGCTGGAGGACGCGGTGATCGAGACGATCACGGTCCGGAAGGTGGAGCAGAGCGGGAAGGCCCTCTGA
- a CDS encoding class E sortase codes for MTTLRPERSADGSTSYEDTGQFEAAVGQLNDPLNDPLPGRPAAVPDPRPAGPARPGGRHGAVPPGYGQTRPVAPPQGVLPRHRGPAEAADPFAVPVVPVAPSVQAGGYPAPPGNPYGPSAEQAPEGGDGLVSWFQQQSQASPQDRFRQQSQDRFLDRPQDPPQRSDHRGGPAGSTGEAADQTAKLPVVGAVPGHGAGEDTAVLAAVSTEATSAGAAGVPGTAPGEPGGRAARRKAAARNGGHRARGRTPAQPPAAPPDAAVPMTRMEARRAAKAAKESPAVVASRVIGEVFITAGVLMLLFVSYQLWWTNVRAHEQADSASNKLEQQWKTEQSDPDRAPGTFSPGQGFAIMYIPKLDVKAPIAQGVDKTKVLDHGMVGHYDGALNTAMPWDKSGNFAVAAHRNTHGEPFRYINHLVPGDKVVVETSTTYYTYQITSSLASTPPTNISVLQPVPVGSGFTQPGRYITLTTCTPEFTSTNRLIVWGKLVEERPRSEGKPDALVDN; via the coding sequence GTGACCACGCTCCGGCCGGAGCGTTCCGCCGACGGCTCGACGTCCTACGAGGACACCGGGCAGTTCGAGGCTGCCGTGGGGCAGTTGAACGACCCCCTCAACGACCCGCTGCCCGGACGTCCCGCCGCGGTGCCCGACCCCCGCCCGGCCGGACCGGCCCGCCCCGGCGGGCGGCACGGCGCCGTGCCGCCCGGGTACGGGCAGACGCGGCCCGTCGCGCCCCCGCAGGGAGTCCTCCCGAGGCACCGCGGGCCCGCCGAGGCCGCTGATCCCTTCGCCGTCCCCGTTGTACCCGTCGCCCCCTCCGTTCAGGCCGGCGGCTACCCCGCCCCGCCCGGCAACCCCTACGGGCCGTCGGCCGAGCAGGCTCCCGAAGGCGGGGACGGGCTCGTCAGCTGGTTCCAGCAGCAGTCCCAGGCATCCCCGCAGGACCGGTTCCGGCAACAGTCCCAGGACCGGTTCCTGGACCGTCCCCAGGACCCGCCTCAGCGGTCGGACCACCGCGGGGGCCCGGCGGGCTCCACCGGGGAGGCCGCCGACCAGACGGCGAAGCTGCCGGTGGTCGGGGCGGTACCCGGCCACGGCGCCGGCGAGGACACCGCCGTCCTGGCCGCCGTGTCGACCGAGGCGACCTCGGCGGGTGCCGCCGGCGTTCCCGGCACCGCCCCCGGGGAGCCCGGCGGCCGGGCCGCCCGGCGCAAGGCCGCGGCCAGGAACGGCGGCCACCGGGCCCGCGGGCGGACGCCGGCGCAGCCGCCGGCCGCACCGCCCGACGCCGCCGTGCCCATGACGCGGATGGAGGCCCGCCGGGCCGCGAAGGCGGCCAAGGAGAGCCCCGCGGTGGTGGCCAGCCGGGTCATAGGCGAGGTGTTCATCACCGCCGGCGTGCTGATGCTGCTCTTCGTCTCCTACCAGCTCTGGTGGACCAACGTCCGCGCCCACGAGCAGGCCGACAGCGCGTCGAACAAGCTCGAACAGCAGTGGAAGACCGAGCAGTCCGACCCGGACCGCGCCCCCGGCACCTTCTCGCCGGGTCAGGGCTTCGCGATCATGTACATCCCGAAGCTGGACGTGAAGGCCCCGATCGCCCAGGGCGTCGACAAGACCAAGGTCCTCGACCACGGGATGGTCGGCCACTACGACGGCGCCCTGAACACCGCGATGCCCTGGGACAAGTCCGGCAACTTCGCGGTCGCCGCCCACCGCAACACGCACGGCGAGCCGTTCCGCTACATCAACCACCTGGTGCCCGGCGACAAGGTGGTCGTGGAGACGTCCACCACCTACTACACGTACCAGATCACCAGCTCGCTGGCCTCCACTCCGCCGACCAACATCAGCGTGCTCCAGCCCGTCCCGGTCGGCTCGGGGTTCACCCAGCCCGGGCGGTACATCACCCTCACCACCTGCACGCCGGAGTTCACCAGCACCAACCGGCTGATCGTCTGGGGCAAGCTGGTCGAGGAGCGGCCGCGCAGCGAGGGCAAGCCCGACGCGCTGGTCGACAACTGA
- a CDS encoding rhomboid family intramembrane serine protease, with amino-acid sequence MEQAVCCYRHPDRETGIRCTRCEKPICTACMISASVGFQCPGCVSSSGSGNHPRVTQARTVTGSRIGSGDPFLITKLLIGINVLVWLLELSLGNSFVNHYDLYAACAPAPYHGVCGGVAHGEWYRVITSAFLHDRGNPTHIGFNMLSLWWIGAPLEQRLGRAHYFALYLVSALGGSAAVLLLAPDLPTLGASGAIFGLFGATAVYLRRLRYDMRPILVLLALNVVFTFTWANVSWQAHLGGLVAGTLVAVGMLYAPRQRRTLVQWGTTAVVLALSLALMGIGVAQVTS; translated from the coding sequence ATGGAACAGGCGGTCTGCTGCTACCGGCATCCGGATCGGGAGACGGGCATCCGCTGCACCCGGTGCGAGAAGCCCATCTGCACCGCCTGCATGATCAGCGCGTCGGTGGGCTTCCAGTGCCCGGGGTGCGTCAGCAGCTCCGGCTCCGGCAACCACCCGCGGGTGACGCAGGCCCGCACCGTCACCGGCAGCCGGATCGGCAGCGGCGACCCGTTCCTGATCACCAAGCTGCTGATCGGGATCAACGTCCTGGTGTGGCTGCTGGAGCTGTCCCTCGGCAACAGCTTCGTGAACCACTACGACCTCTACGCCGCGTGCGCGCCGGCGCCTTACCACGGCGTCTGCGGCGGGGTGGCGCACGGCGAGTGGTACCGGGTGATCACCTCGGCGTTCCTGCACGACCGCGGCAACCCCACGCACATCGGCTTCAACATGCTGTCGCTGTGGTGGATCGGCGCCCCGCTGGAGCAGCGGCTGGGGCGGGCCCACTACTTCGCGCTGTACCTGGTCTCCGCGCTCGGCGGCAGCGCCGCCGTACTGCTGCTCGCCCCGGACCTGCCGACCCTCGGTGCCTCGGGCGCGATCTTCGGCCTGTTCGGCGCCACCGCCGTGTACCTGCGCCGGCTGCGCTACGACATGCGCCCGATCCTCGTCCTGCTCGCGCTGAACGTCGTCTTCACCTTCACCTGGGCCAACGTGAGCTGGCAGGCCCACCTGGGCGGTCTGGTGGCCGGCACGCTGGTCGCGGTCGGGATGCTCTACGCGCCCCGGCAGCGGCGGACGCTGGTGCAGTGGGGGACGACGGCGGTGGTGCTGGCGCTGTCGCTGGCCCTCATGGGAATCGGTGTGGCGCAGGTCACATCCTGA
- a CDS encoding DUF5324 family protein, whose product MTRIDSVRHAADVTKESVRRAAEVAAPYANTAKDTVIIYGRQAGVYGRQASVLAKQNYDAKLADRVDQVREQAWAAVPPKAVVAVETAARRTRDGAQAAVDYTAPRVGTAVAVTRSVAVPVGEEAVMRGSAAVQALRGNVSAADIDRLVRRRLFREKAGRIAVDAAFAAVACGVGLAVWRWWSSQNNPEWLVEPSEATEVGERSGMNGSATLTVVDPLDEGGSLNGSSARVDHVDGLAPDATGHGIDAERRDGEGDR is encoded by the coding sequence GTGACCCGCATCGACAGCGTGCGCCACGCGGCCGACGTGACGAAGGAGAGCGTGCGGCGCGCCGCGGAGGTGGCGGCGCCGTACGCGAACACGGCCAAGGACACCGTGATCATCTACGGCCGGCAGGCCGGTGTCTACGGACGCCAGGCCAGCGTGCTCGCCAAGCAGAACTACGACGCCAAGCTGGCCGACCGGGTCGACCAGGTCCGCGAGCAGGCATGGGCGGCCGTTCCGCCGAAGGCCGTGGTGGCGGTGGAGACCGCGGCCCGCCGTACCCGCGACGGAGCCCAGGCCGCCGTCGACTACACCGCGCCGCGGGTGGGCACGGCGGTCGCCGTCACCCGCTCGGTGGCGGTGCCGGTCGGCGAGGAGGCGGTGATGCGCGGCTCGGCGGCCGTCCAGGCGCTGCGCGGAAACGTCTCCGCCGCCGACATCGACCGGCTGGTACGCCGCCGCCTGTTCCGTGAGAAGGCCGGCCGGATCGCCGTGGACGCGGCCTTCGCGGCCGTCGCCTGCGGGGTGGGTCTGGCGGTCTGGCGCTGGTGGAGCAGCCAGAACAACCCGGAGTGGCTCGTGGAGCCCTCCGAGGCCACCGAGGTGGGGGAGCGCTCCGGCATGAACGGCAGCGCCACTCTCACCGTCGTCGACCCGCTCGACGAGGGCGGGTCCCTGAACGGCTCCTCGGCCAGGGTCGACCACGTCGACGGCTTGGCACCGGACGCCACCGGCCACGGGATCGACGCGGAGCGGAGGGACGGAGAAGGGGACCGCTGA
- a CDS encoding DUF881 domain-containing protein: MSGASGTSPTPSSLRVHRKVALRVLSAGVFALAGLIFWTSFDTAKGVDIRSDDPLPRLSDTVRAGSARDERLDRQLAGLRSDVDRLTRQGSGLGSAERARDDALAEAAGTAPLTGPALEVTLDDAPPDTVPLVPDVPDPNPDDLVIHQQDIQAVVNALWRGGAEGVRVMDQRLVSTSAVRCVGNTLILQGRVYSPPYRITAVGDRTALRRALDASSDIGTYLEYARAYGLGWKVGGSAKATLPGYGGSVDLRYASPVDPG; this comes from the coding sequence GTGAGTGGAGCCAGCGGCACCTCCCCCACCCCATCGTCTCTGCGTGTGCACCGAAAGGTAGCGCTGCGTGTGCTCAGTGCGGGAGTCTTCGCACTGGCCGGGCTGATCTTCTGGACCAGCTTCGACACCGCCAAGGGCGTCGACATCCGCAGCGACGACCCGTTGCCGAGGCTCTCCGACACCGTGCGCGCCGGGAGCGCCCGGGACGAGCGCCTCGACCGCCAACTCGCCGGCCTCCGCTCCGACGTGGACCGGCTCACCCGGCAGGGCAGCGGCCTCGGCTCCGCCGAGCGGGCCCGGGACGACGCCCTGGCCGAGGCGGCCGGCACCGCCCCGCTGACCGGCCCCGCGCTGGAGGTCACCCTCGACGACGCCCCGCCCGACACCGTCCCGCTGGTGCCGGACGTCCCCGACCCGAACCCCGACGACCTCGTCATCCACCAGCAGGACATCCAGGCGGTGGTGAACGCGCTGTGGCGAGGTGGCGCCGAGGGCGTCCGGGTCATGGACCAGCGGCTGGTGTCCACCAGCGCGGTGCGCTGTGTCGGCAACACCCTGATCCTCCAGGGCCGCGTCTACTCCCCGCCCTACCGGATCACCGCCGTCGGCGACCGGACCGCACTGCGCCGCGCCCTCGACGCCAGCTCCGACATCGGCACCTACCTGGAGTACGCGCGCGCCTACGGGCTCGGCTGGAAGGTCGGCGGCAGCGCGAAGGCGACGCTCCCCGGCTACGGCGGCTCCGTCGACCTGCGCTACGCGAGCCCGGTGGACCCGGGCTGA
- a CDS encoding aminodeoxychorismate/anthranilate synthase component II — MSARVLVVDNYDSFVFNLVQYLYQLGAECEVLRNDAVRPGHAEGFDGVLLSPGPGTPEEAGVCVDMVRHCAETGVPVFGVCLGVQSMAVAYGGVVSRAPELLHGKTSPVFHEGVGVFEGLPSPFTATRYHSLAVERDTLPDELQVTAWTENGIVMGLRHRDAAVEGVQFHPESVLTEWGHRMLANWLAACGDQGAVDRSRGLAPVVGAGGPTGRVGA, encoded by the coding sequence ATGAGCGCACGTGTCCTCGTGGTCGACAACTACGACTCCTTCGTCTTCAACCTGGTGCAGTACCTCTACCAACTCGGCGCCGAGTGCGAGGTGCTGCGCAACGACGCGGTCCGCCCCGGCCACGCCGAGGGGTTCGACGGCGTGCTGCTCTCGCCGGGGCCCGGCACACCGGAAGAGGCCGGGGTGTGCGTGGACATGGTCCGGCACTGCGCCGAAACCGGGGTGCCCGTCTTCGGCGTCTGCCTGGGTGTGCAGTCCATGGCGGTGGCGTACGGCGGTGTGGTGAGCCGTGCCCCCGAACTGCTGCACGGCAAGACGTCGCCGGTGTTCCACGAGGGGGTCGGCGTCTTCGAAGGGCTGCCCTCGCCGTTCACCGCGACCCGCTACCACTCCCTCGCGGTCGAACGGGACACCCTTCCGGACGAGTTGCAGGTCACCGCGTGGACGGAGAACGGGATCGTGATGGGGCTCCGGCACCGCGACGCCGCCGTGGAGGGGGTGCAGTTCCACCCGGAGTCGGTGCTCACCGAGTGGGGGCACCGGATGCTCGCCAACTGGCTCGCCGCGTGCGGTGACCAGGGTGCGGTGGACCGCTCCCGCGGGCTGGCACCAGTGGTCGGGGCCGGCGGTCCGACCGGGAGGGTCGGGGCGTGA
- a CDS encoding serine/threonine-protein kinase, translating into MGEVFAGRYELVDPIGRGGVGAVWRAWDHRRARYVAAKVLQQSDAHALLRFVREQALRIDHPHVLAPTSWAADDDKVLFTMDLVRGGSFSHLVGDYGRIPPHLVCVLLDQLLAGLSAVHAEGVVHRDIKPANVLLEATGTGTPHVRLSDFGIAMRKGDARLTEANYVVGTPGYFAPEQLLGAEPDFPADLYAVGLVALYLLIGQRPDADAIQQRFLASGMPPAPVGVPAPLWQVVGALLQPDPYARFRTATGARKALAAAVELLPDPAGGEAPGALEITDRIGPLPEGFGPGGPLRDDQDAGAADTFRLGGLPAPRQPQPQAQPQPSAGGHDGAATGHGRRPAGGQGGASAYPGQPPGAAVRDPPRARRRRPRGRLRGPGRGRSAHPHPHPGGPARTTDAAARAGGRAGSVHGPGSGRPAL; encoded by the coding sequence ATGGGTGAGGTCTTCGCGGGCCGCTACGAACTGGTGGACCCGATCGGGCGCGGCGGCGTGGGCGCGGTGTGGCGGGCGTGGGACCACCGGCGGGCGCGCTACGTCGCGGCCAAGGTGCTCCAGCAGAGCGACGCCCACGCCCTGCTGCGCTTCGTACGGGAGCAGGCGCTGCGGATCGACCACCCCCACGTCCTGGCCCCGACGAGTTGGGCGGCCGACGACGACAAGGTGCTGTTCACCATGGACCTGGTGCGCGGCGGCTCCTTCTCGCACCTGGTCGGCGACTACGGCCGCATCCCCCCGCACCTGGTGTGCGTCCTGCTTGACCAGCTCCTGGCCGGCCTCTCGGCGGTGCACGCCGAGGGGGTGGTGCACCGGGACATCAAGCCGGCCAACGTGCTGCTGGAGGCCACCGGCACCGGCACCCCGCACGTACGGCTGTCGGACTTCGGCATCGCCATGCGCAAGGGCGACGCCCGGCTGACCGAGGCCAACTACGTGGTGGGCACGCCCGGTTACTTCGCACCGGAACAACTACTGGGCGCCGAGCCGGACTTCCCCGCCGACCTGTACGCGGTCGGGCTGGTCGCCCTGTACCTGCTGATCGGGCAGCGCCCTGACGCCGACGCGATCCAGCAGCGGTTCCTCGCCTCGGGGATGCCGCCCGCGCCGGTGGGCGTCCCCGCCCCGCTGTGGCAGGTCGTCGGGGCGCTGCTCCAGCCCGACCCGTACGCCCGCTTCCGCACCGCGACCGGGGCCCGCAAGGCGCTGGCCGCCGCGGTCGAGCTGCTGCCGGACCCGGCGGGCGGTGAGGCACCGGGCGCGCTGGAGATCACCGACCGGATCGGCCCGCTGCCGGAGGGGTTCGGCCCGGGGGGTCCGCTGCGCGACGATCAGGACGCCGGGGCAGCCGACACCTTCCGGCTGGGCGGGCTCCCGGCACCGCGCCAGCCGCAACCGCAAGCGCAGCCACAGCCGTCGGCAGGCGGGCACGACGGCGCTGCCACGGGCCACGGGCGGCGGCCGGCGGGCGGACAGGGCGGCGCCTCCGCCTACCCCGGGCAGCCGCCCGGCGCAGCGGTCCGGGACCCTCCGCGGGCGCGACGCCGCCGCCCCCGCGGCCGGCTTCGCGGACCCGGTCGCGGCCGGTCCGCTCACCCACACCCGCACCCGGGTGGACCCGCCCGCACCACCGATGCCGCTGCCCGCGCCGGCGGTCGCGCCGGTTCCGTACATGGCCCCGGTTCCGGCCGCCCGGCCCTATGA
- a CDS encoding class E sortase gives MAAAGTDERGSVTTSAQGRRPGRIARTVSVVGEVLITLGLVLALFVVYSLWWTNVVADRHAQAAGDKVRKEWAQAQAGSGKGAVPRGLDTKDGIGFLHVPAMGHGYEVLVKKGTSTKVLNEGVAGYYTEPTPAAMPWDSTGNFTVAAHRDGHGAKFHKIDKIHVGDPVVFESKDTWYVYKVYKVLDQTSKYDVAVTDQVPKQSGKTRPGRYITLTTCTPVYTSLYRYVVWGQLVRTQKVDAQRTPPPELR, from the coding sequence ATGGCCGCGGCAGGCACGGACGAACGGGGCAGTGTGACCACCAGCGCGCAGGGCAGGAGACCGGGCAGGATCGCCCGCACGGTCAGCGTCGTCGGCGAGGTGCTGATCACCCTGGGGTTGGTGCTCGCGCTCTTCGTCGTCTACTCGCTGTGGTGGACGAACGTGGTCGCCGACCGGCACGCCCAGGCGGCCGGCGACAAGGTCCGCAAAGAGTGGGCGCAGGCCCAGGCCGGGAGCGGCAAGGGAGCCGTACCCCGCGGGCTGGACACCAAGGACGGCATCGGCTTCCTGCACGTGCCGGCCATGGGGCACGGCTACGAGGTGCTGGTGAAGAAGGGCACCTCCACGAAGGTGCTCAACGAGGGCGTGGCCGGCTACTACACCGAACCCACCCCGGCCGCGATGCCCTGGGACAGCACCGGCAACTTCACGGTGGCGGCACACCGCGACGGGCACGGCGCGAAGTTCCACAAGATCGACAAGATCCACGTCGGCGACCCGGTCGTCTTCGAGTCCAAGGACACCTGGTACGTCTACAAGGTCTACAAGGTCCTCGACCAGACCTCGAAGTACGACGTGGCGGTGACCGACCAGGTCCCCAAGCAGTCCGGCAAGACCCGTCCGGGCCGGTACATCACGCTGACCACCTGCACGCCCGTCTACACCTCGCTCTACCGCTACGTGGTCTGGGGCCAGCTGGTGCGGACCCAGAAGGTCGACGCCCAGCGCACCCCGCCCCCCGAGCTGCGCTGA